CTCACGCCGCAGTGTCTGTAACCCCCCTCGAGACAGCCCAAAATCGCCGCGTTCGGCCACTCGAGTTGGATACTCGAAAAGAAATATTGGATTATTCGTCAATCACGAGTCCCGACTGGTACATCTCCCTTTCGTCCGGGTAGACGAGAGATAGTAAAGTGCCATAGTCTGGCATTCGGTGTCGTGAGGTATCCAAACAGACCCGGGATGCGGGAATGGGAGTCATTTGGGAACCGCGAGGACGCTCATGTCTGAACACGAATTGTCACAAGCGCAGTTGTTCGACGTCTTTAGCAACGCCCGGCGACGCCGAACCGTCCAGTATCTCAAGCAACAGGGTCGACAATGTGATCTCGCACCGCTCGTCGAGCAGGTTGCCGCCTGGGAGAACGATGTCGACCCGAGCGAGGTCACGCGAACCCAACGCCGACGCGTGTACATCTCGCTCTATCAAACCCACCTTCCGATGCTCGAGGAACACGGGATCGTCGACTGGAACCCCGACGAACACGTCATCAGGCTCCTCCCGGGCGACGAGGTCTTCGATCCGTACCTCGACCACCGCCTCGAGAGTCAGCGACCGTGGCATCGCTTCTACGCGGTCGTCACGTCACTCGGCGTGATCGCGTTCGCACTCACCGTCTTCTCGGTCGGGCCAC
The Natronorubrum sediminis genome window above contains:
- a CDS encoding DUF7344 domain-containing protein, whose protein sequence is MSEHELSQAQLFDVFSNARRRRTVQYLKQQGRQCDLAPLVEQVAAWENDVDPSEVTRTQRRRVYISLYQTHLPMLEEHGIVDWNPDEHVIRLLPGDEVFDPYLDHRLESQRPWHRFYAVVTSLGVIAFALTVFSVGPLTVTAAPLVALVLCVLVLAVSVVQHLSRRPKLDPPLAL